TGTCGGGCGCTGGCGGGTGACTCTGCTCGACTCCGAGGTCGAGGGCGCGGTGTTCGGCTACCTGGCCGATGAGCAACTGAGCCTTCTGGAGCGCTCGCTGCGCGAAGCGCCTGACCGCCATCACCTCGTTTGCCTGCATCACCATCCGGTCTCCATTGGTTGTGAATGGATGGCGCCGATCGGCCTGCACAATGCCGAGGCACTGTTCGCCGTGCTGGATCGTTATCCACAGGTGCGCGCGGTGCTCTGGGGGCATGTCCACCAGGCCTTCGACCAGCAGCGCAACGGGGTTCGTCTGCTGGCCACGCCATCCACCTGCATCCAGTTCGCGCCCGGCAGTGTGGACTTCACCCTCGACAAAGCGGCACCCGGCTATCGCTGGCTGCGCCTGCACGACGACGGACGGCTGGAAACCGCTGTTTCGCGCCTGAGCGGCGTGGATTTCGAGATCGACTTCTCAGGCGCGGGTTATTGAAACAAGTCGGCGTTACGGTCCTGCCTCCTGAGTCCTGTAAACTGTGCGGCTTTATCCTGATGCGTGTCTGCGGAGCACTGGCATGACCGGCGACAACCCCTCGCTGCTGTATATCCATGGCCTGAACAGTTCGGCCTTGTCGAAGAAGGCCACCTGGCTGGCGGCGTTGATGCGCTCGCTGGGCCTGCAGGAACGCCTGCGCGTGCCGGAGTTGCATCATCATCCCCGCCAGGCCATCGCCCAGCTCGAGGAGGCGATCGAAGCCCTGGGGCGTCCGCTGCTGGTCGGCAGCTCGCTCGGCGGCTACTATGCGACCCATCTTGCGCAGCGCCACGGGCTCGAAGCGGTACTGGTCAACCCGGCGGTCAACCCGCACCAGTTGTTCGACGGCTACCTCGGCACCCAGCAGAACCTCTACACCGGGGAGCACTGGGAACTGACCCAGGATCACATCCAGGCCCTGGTCGAGCTGGAAGTACCCGCGCCCGATGACCCACAGCGGATCCGCGTGTGGTTGCAGACCGGCGACGAAACCCTGGATTACCGCCGTGCCGCCGCGTTCTATGCGCAGTGCAGCCTGGACATCCAGGAGGGTGGCGACCACAGCTACCAGGGGTTCCAGGCGCGTCTGCCGGAACTGCTGGCCCTGGCCGGCTTCGAACAGCGGCTGCTGCGTGATATCGACCTTTCCGTGCTGTGAAAGGCAGACATGCGACATTCCATGAACCATTGATGACGAGAACCCATGGCCACTCCCAGCGCTAGTTCTTATAACGCCGATGCCATCGAAGTCCTCTCGGGCCTCGACCCGGTTCGCAAACGG
The Pseudomonas sp. DTU_2021_1001937_2_SI_NGA_ILE_001 DNA segment above includes these coding regions:
- the cpdA gene encoding 3',5'-cyclic-AMP phosphodiesterase codes for the protein MPSSSIKDTSVLLVQLSDSHLFAEADGTLLGLPTRDSLEKVVEQVQAEQPDIDLVLMTGDISQDGSLLSYQAFRQLSERLGAPVRWLPGNHDEAPQMRAAAEGSEVLQPVVDVGRWRVTLLDSEVEGAVFGYLADEQLSLLERSLREAPDRHHLVCLHHHPVSIGCEWMAPIGLHNAEALFAVLDRYPQVRAVLWGHVHQAFDQQRNGVRLLATPSTCIQFAPGSVDFTLDKAAPGYRWLRLHDDGRLETAVSRLSGVDFEIDFSGAGY
- a CDS encoding YqiA/YcfP family alpha/beta fold hydrolase encodes the protein MTGDNPSLLYIHGLNSSALSKKATWLAALMRSLGLQERLRVPELHHHPRQAIAQLEEAIEALGRPLLVGSSLGGYYATHLAQRHGLEAVLVNPAVNPHQLFDGYLGTQQNLYTGEHWELTQDHIQALVELEVPAPDDPQRIRVWLQTGDETLDYRRAAAFYAQCSLDIQEGGDHSYQGFQARLPELLALAGFEQRLLRDIDLSVL